A stretch of Thermomicrobium roseum DSM 5159 DNA encodes these proteins:
- a CDS encoding MFS transporter translates to MLSLSQRLDELPLTREHWRIVLLAGIGWMFDAMDVGLVAFVLVSLGRDWNLSRPELGLVASAGFLGMFLGALLAGRLADRYGRRTMFLANLLLYSLGTALCALAWNFPSLILFRFLTGIGLGGELPVAAALVSEFAPARHRGRMLVILESFWAYGWILAAVIGLLVVPQLPSWGWRVAFLIGALPALTAAYLRRQLPESPRYLDIAGRHTEAVAVLRRFEQAASMPPAEVTTTPAPPHPSFAQQFRALWSRQLLRRTVMLWLLWFGIVFAYYGVFTWLPSLLVERGLTVARSFTYVFITTLAQIPGYFSAAYLVDRWGRKPTLVTYLLGSALSAWLLGNAGTAPILVLWGCALSFFNLGAWGVVYTYTPELYPTTLRGFGSGAAASFGRIAGIIAPYLTPWLLTSGGFSQPAVFALFMAVFAVIAADVLLLGEETRGRPLEHVSPTPAQLAR, encoded by the coding sequence ATGCTCTCGCTCAGCCAACGCCTGGACGAACTCCCACTCACGCGCGAGCACTGGCGCATCGTCCTGCTCGCTGGGATCGGCTGGATGTTCGACGCCATGGATGTCGGCCTCGTCGCGTTCGTCCTGGTCAGTCTCGGACGCGACTGGAATCTGAGCCGTCCCGAGCTCGGACTCGTCGCCAGTGCCGGATTTCTCGGCATGTTCCTCGGGGCACTCCTGGCCGGCCGACTCGCCGACCGCTATGGCCGCCGAACCATGTTTCTCGCCAATTTGCTCCTCTACAGCCTCGGTACCGCTCTCTGCGCGCTCGCCTGGAATTTCCCGTCCCTTATCCTCTTCCGTTTCCTCACCGGTATCGGGCTCGGCGGTGAACTACCGGTCGCCGCAGCGCTCGTCAGCGAGTTCGCTCCGGCTCGCCATCGTGGTCGCATGCTCGTCATTTTGGAAAGTTTCTGGGCGTATGGATGGATCCTGGCTGCTGTCATCGGCCTGCTCGTCGTTCCCCAGCTGCCGAGCTGGGGTTGGCGCGTTGCCTTTCTCATCGGCGCGCTGCCTGCGCTGACCGCTGCGTATCTGCGCCGCCAGCTCCCCGAGTCTCCCCGCTATCTCGATATCGCTGGTCGGCACACCGAGGCGGTCGCTGTTTTGCGTCGCTTCGAGCAAGCCGCGAGTATGCCGCCTGCTGAAGTGACCACGACACCTGCTCCCCCGCACCCGTCTTTTGCCCAGCAGTTTCGCGCCCTCTGGAGTCGGCAGCTCCTCCGGCGTACGGTGATGCTCTGGCTCCTGTGGTTCGGCATCGTCTTCGCCTACTACGGCGTCTTCACGTGGCTTCCCTCGTTGCTGGTCGAACGCGGGCTCACGGTGGCCCGCAGCTTCACCTATGTCTTCATCACGACACTCGCGCAGATCCCTGGCTACTTCTCGGCCGCCTACCTTGTCGATCGGTGGGGCCGCAAGCCGACGCTGGTGACCTACCTGCTCGGCTCGGCGCTTTCCGCCTGGCTACTCGGGAACGCCGGGACAGCGCCGATTCTCGTGCTTTGGGGTTGTGCGCTCTCCTTCTTCAATCTCGGCGCCTGGGGGGTCGTCTATACCTACACGCCGGAACTCTATCCCACGACGCTGCGGGGCTTCGGCTCGGGTGCTGCCGCGAGTTTCGGCCGTATCGCTGGCATCATCGCTCCCTACCTCACCCCTTGGCTGCTCACCAGCGGCGGTTTCTCTCAGCCGGCTGTCTTCGCGCTCTTCATGGCCGTCTTCGCCGTCATCGCGGCCGACGTGCTCCTGCTCGGCGAAGAGACGCGTGGTCGCCCACTCGAACACGTCAGCCCGACGCCAGCACAGCTCGCACGCTGA